The following coding sequences are from one Thermostaphylospora chromogena window:
- a CDS encoding phytoene desaturase family protein, whose protein sequence is MVEVVVVGGGVGGMVTALLLARQGYGVRLYERLPRLGGKLAEYRRDGFVFSLGPSLLTLPDVFTRLGVELDLVEPRLLCDYRFADGSRLAAHRDPARMAAEVDRIAPGEGPRWRAFHAWARRCLAASRRTFFAGPLTRPAAGGRLTDLLAIAPGRTLAGLARRFFRDPRLRQYVGRYATYAGSSPYRAPAALGCVPAIEHDHGGWYIPGGLPRLADTLAALLKEAGVEVFLSAEVEAVLTSGVGGDGGVRGVRLTSGEVVRADAVVANTDAAALYGRLLPDRRRLRRITRIGPSSSVLLLLAAVEGRTEGLAHHTVVFSADYAAEFTDIFRRRRPPADPTVYIGCSAVDDPAQAPAGAENWTMLVNVPARDPSEWPVTPEAYRDLVLERLARRGHDLTGRLRFVDLFTPADLRERYGAWHGAIYGTAYDGPLAPLRRPGNRGPRRGLYLVGGSAHPGGGLPLVAMGGRIVASLIREDFPIAGRGR, encoded by the coding sequence ATGGTTGAGGTGGTCGTGGTCGGCGGCGGCGTGGGAGGCATGGTCACGGCGCTGCTACTGGCCAGACAGGGGTACGGCGTCCGCCTGTACGAGCGGCTGCCCCGCCTGGGCGGGAAGCTGGCCGAGTACCGGCGCGACGGGTTCGTCTTCTCCCTCGGCCCCTCGCTGCTCACGCTCCCGGACGTCTTCACCCGGCTGGGGGTGGAGCTGGACCTGGTCGAACCCCGCCTGCTGTGCGACTACCGCTTCGCCGACGGTTCCCGGCTGGCGGCGCACCGCGACCCGGCGCGGATGGCCGCCGAGGTCGACCGGATCGCACCGGGCGAGGGGCCGCGCTGGCGCGCCTTCCACGCCTGGGCCCGCCGGTGCCTCGCGGCGTCGCGGCGCACCTTCTTCGCGGGCCCGCTCACCCGCCCGGCGGCCGGGGGACGGCTTACGGACCTGCTGGCGATCGCGCCCGGCCGTACGCTCGCCGGTCTGGCCCGCCGGTTCTTCCGCGACCCCCGGCTCCGCCAGTACGTCGGCCGCTACGCCACCTACGCGGGGTCGAGCCCGTACCGGGCCCCCGCCGCGCTGGGCTGCGTCCCGGCGATCGAGCACGATCATGGCGGCTGGTACATCCCCGGCGGACTGCCGCGGCTCGCCGACACGCTGGCGGCGCTGCTGAAGGAGGCCGGGGTGGAGGTCTTCCTCTCGGCCGAGGTCGAGGCGGTCCTCACCTCGGGTGTCGGCGGGGACGGCGGGGTCCGCGGGGTACGGCTGACGAGCGGAGAGGTCGTGCGCGCGGACGCGGTGGTCGCCAACACCGACGCGGCCGCCCTGTACGGACGGCTGCTGCCCGACCGGCGACGGCTGCGCCGCATCACCCGGATCGGCCCGTCCTCGTCGGTTCTCCTGCTGCTGGCGGCGGTGGAGGGGCGGACCGAAGGACTGGCCCACCACACGGTCGTCTTCTCCGCCGACTACGCGGCGGAGTTCACCGACATCTTCCGGCGCCGCCGCCCGCCGGCGGACCCGACGGTCTACATCGGCTGTTCGGCGGTGGACGATCCGGCGCAGGCGCCCGCCGGTGCGGAGAACTGGACGATGCTGGTCAACGTGCCCGCACGGGATCCATCCGAGTGGCCCGTGACGCCCGAGGCCTACCGTGACCTGGTCTTGGAACGGCTCGCCCGGCGCGGCCACGACCTGACCGGCCGGCTGCGGTTCGTCGACCTGTTCACCCCCGCCGACCTGCGTGAACGCTACGGCGCCTGGCACGGCGCGATCTACGGGACCGCCTACGACGGGCCGCTGGCGCCGCTGCGGCGTCCGGGCAACCGGGGCCCGCGCCGCGGGCTCTACCTGGTGGGCGGCTCCGCCCACCCCGGCGGCGGTCTGCCGCTGGTGGCGATGGGCGGCCGTATCGTCGCCTCCCTGATCCGCGAGGACTTCCCCATCGCCGGGCGGGGCCGATGA
- a CDS encoding glycosyltransferase family 2 protein has translation MMGRPSGSERLARVLGGLSGLSSLARTVPARRLVTAAQAAAAAAAAVRLARGRDRLPPLSPPLGGTTASISVVIPARNEEHRIGPCLRAALADPAVREVIVVDDESRDGTARLASALGATVLSGAPLPPGWVGKPWALRQGTAAARGEVVVTLDADARPRPGLFAAVAAALDCYDLVSVGPRFVCDGVAEQALHASFLTTLVYRFGPVGPRLPLPPHRAVANGQCMAFRRDRMAEADGFTRIRGHFADDVALARTLAADGWAVGFLDAGGLLEVDMYESAGEVWREWARTLTLRDETDPVRQAADLAVIWLTCALPAARLALGRPTRLDLALLGARLLVAGALRGSYVRPGPGLWLAPLCDPAAAARLTLATLRPVRAWRGRAYPADVARGVPGDGPAERLHRPAPRVTARPPSSPLRAGGRP, from the coding sequence ATGATGGGCCGCCCATCCGGATCGGAGCGGCTCGCCCGCGTCCTCGGCGGCCTGTCCGGCCTGTCCAGCCTGGCCCGGACCGTCCCGGCTCGCCGCCTGGTCACGGCCGCGCAGGCGGCGGCGGCCGCGGCGGCGGCCGTACGGCTCGCACGGGGCCGGGACCGGCTGCCCCCGCTGTCACCCCCGCTCGGGGGGACGACGGCGTCGATCTCCGTGGTGATCCCCGCGCGGAACGAGGAGCACCGGATCGGTCCTTGCCTGCGCGCCGCGCTCGCCGATCCCGCGGTGCGCGAGGTGATCGTCGTCGACGACGAGTCCCGCGACGGCACCGCACGCCTGGCCTCCGCTCTCGGCGCGACGGTCCTGTCCGGGGCGCCGCTGCCGCCGGGCTGGGTGGGCAAACCGTGGGCGCTGCGTCAGGGGACGGCGGCGGCCCGGGGCGAGGTGGTGGTGACCCTGGACGCCGACGCGCGGCCGCGTCCCGGCCTGTTCGCCGCGGTGGCCGCCGCCCTCGACTGCTACGACCTGGTGTCGGTCGGGCCGAGGTTCGTCTGCGACGGGGTCGCGGAGCAGGCGCTGCACGCCTCGTTCCTGACCACGCTGGTCTACCGGTTCGGCCCGGTCGGCCCCCGCCTCCCGCTCCCGCCGCACCGCGCCGTCGCCAACGGCCAGTGCATGGCCTTCCGCCGGGACCGGATGGCCGAGGCGGACGGCTTCACCAGGATCCGCGGGCACTTCGCCGACGATGTCGCGCTCGCCAGGACCCTGGCCGCGGACGGCTGGGCGGTCGGCTTCCTCGACGCGGGCGGCCTGCTGGAGGTGGACATGTACGAGTCGGCCGGTGAGGTGTGGCGTGAGTGGGCCCGCACGCTCACGCTGCGGGACGAGACCGACCCGGTCCGGCAGGCCGCCGACCTGGCGGTGATCTGGCTGACGTGCGCGCTGCCCGCGGCGCGGCTGGCGCTCGGCCGGCCGACCCGGCTCGACCTGGCGCTGCTGGGAGCGCGGCTGCTGGTTGCCGGTGCGCTGCGCGGCAGTTACGTCCGTCCCGGGCCGGGCCTGTGGCTGGCGCCGCTGTGCGACCCGGCGGCCGCCGCGCGGCTGACCCTGGCGACGCTGCGTCCGGTCCGCGCCTGGCGCGGACGCGCCTACCCTGCGGATGTCGCGCGCGGCGTGCCCGGCGACGGGCCGGCCGAACGCCTGCACCGGCCGGCGCCGCGGGTGACGGCCCGACCGCCGTCGTCTCCGCTCCGGGCGGGCGGGCGGCCGTGA
- a CDS encoding spheroidene monooxygenase has product MSAQVIASFHLVRYADTSAMRYAAFDRPVLRRTPGLLFWRILGTGRGPSMTLGADLRRWALLAVWRSERHLEAFLRSSPIPARWRREARERWQVRLTPLASRGRWGGVDPFAPVRPFAPAPSAGPVAVLTRAAIRPTRLVAFYRAVPAVDDDLRRQAGCLASVGVGEWPLIRQATFSLWRDAAAVRDFAYRRAAHRRVIGRVRAERWYSEELFARFTPYAAEGSWDGNDPLG; this is encoded by the coding sequence GTGAGCGCGCAGGTCATCGCCTCGTTCCACCTCGTCAGGTACGCGGACACCTCGGCCATGCGGTACGCGGCCTTCGACCGGCCGGTGCTGCGACGCACACCCGGCCTGCTGTTCTGGAGGATCCTGGGCACCGGCCGGGGGCCGTCCATGACCCTCGGCGCCGACCTGCGGCGCTGGGCCCTGCTGGCGGTGTGGCGCAGCGAACGGCACCTGGAGGCCTTCCTGCGGAGCTCGCCGATCCCGGCCCGCTGGCGGCGGGAGGCCCGCGAGCGCTGGCAGGTGCGGCTGACCCCCCTGGCCTCACGCGGACGCTGGGGCGGCGTGGACCCGTTCGCCCCGGTCCGGCCGTTCGCCCCCGCCCCGTCCGCCGGGCCGGTCGCCGTGCTGACCAGGGCCGCCATCCGCCCCACCCGCCTGGTCGCCTTCTACCGTGCCGTGCCCGCCGTGGACGACGACCTGCGGCGGCAAGCGGGCTGCCTCGCCTCGGTCGGGGTGGGCGAGTGGCCGCTGATCCGGCAGGCCACCTTCTCGCTGTGGCGGGACGCCGCGGCGGTGCGCGACTTCGCCTACCGGAGGGCGGCCCACCGGCGGGTGATCGGACGGGTGCGCGCGGAGCGCTGGTACTCCGAGGAGCTGTTCGCGAGGTTCACCCCGTACGCCGCTGAAGGCTCCTGGGACGGGAACGATCCGCTGGGCTGA
- a CDS encoding phytoene/squalene synthase family protein, whose translation MTLTASYEACRRLHARFGRSYYLATMLLPAWKRRHVHALYGFARYADEIVDAFDMKDDRAAALDRLADRLWASLAGEPVDDHVLPAFTHTVRSFGVDYGDIDAFLRSMRADLSVRRYATYDDLLVYMEGSAAVIGTMVLPVLEPLPGLARRAREPARQLGLAFQLTNFLRDVREDLARDRVYLPEADMARFGVTEADLARPRVCPRLRDLLAFEAGRAREHYRAALAGIEMLTPSSRPCVRAAYELYGGILDEMEKAGFEVLARRVRVPRRRRLAVFTRHLIAASAANRADRRVRVEVPGWA comes from the coding sequence ATGACCCTGACCGCCAGCTACGAGGCGTGCCGGAGGCTGCACGCCCGATTCGGCCGCTCCTACTACCTGGCCACGATGCTGCTGCCGGCCTGGAAGCGGCGGCACGTGCACGCCCTGTACGGCTTCGCCCGGTACGCCGACGAGATCGTCGACGCCTTCGACATGAAGGACGACAGGGCCGCGGCGCTGGACCGCCTGGCGGACAGGCTGTGGGCGAGCCTGGCGGGCGAACCGGTCGACGACCACGTCCTGCCGGCTTTCACGCACACCGTGCGCTCCTTCGGCGTCGACTACGGCGACATCGACGCGTTCCTGCGCTCGATGCGCGCCGACCTGTCCGTGCGCCGGTACGCCACCTACGACGACCTGCTCGTCTACATGGAGGGGTCGGCCGCGGTCATCGGCACCATGGTGCTCCCGGTGCTGGAGCCGCTGCCCGGCCTCGCCCGGCGGGCCCGCGAGCCCGCCCGCCAGCTGGGCCTGGCGTTCCAGCTCACCAACTTCCTGCGCGACGTGCGGGAGGACCTGGCCCGGGACCGCGTCTACCTGCCGGAGGCCGACATGGCGAGGTTCGGCGTGACCGAGGCCGACCTGGCCCGGCCGCGGGTCTGCCCGCGGTTGCGCGACCTGCTCGCCTTCGAAGCCGGACGGGCCCGCGAGCACTACCGCGCCGCGCTGGCCGGCATCGAGATGCTGACGCCGTCCTCGCGGCCGTGCGTGCGCGCCGCGTACGAGCTGTACGGCGGGATCCTGGACGAGATGGAGAAAGCCGGGTTCGAGGTCCTCGCCCGGCGGGTTCGGGTTCCGCGCCGCCGCAGACTGGCCGTGTTCACCCGCCACCTGATCGCGGCCTCGGCGGCGAACCGGGCGGACCGCCGGGTCCGGGTGGAGGTGCCCGGCTGGGCGTGA
- a CDS encoding phytoene desaturase family protein has translation MAATRPVVVVGAGLGGLSAAVHLAAAGREVIVVEARKEPGGCCGTASVGPYRFDTGPSVLTMPSVLAEIFAAAGEDMDGWLPLRRLDPCYRLVYHDGSHLDVVPDAEAMTEQVRALCGPDEAARYRRFRALLGEMFQAEWSTFIDRDMTSLRSMVRPYTLLKLAAMGGFRRLDRLVAAHLTDERLIKAHTFQSLYVGLPPGQALGVYAVIAYMDTVGGVYFPRSGGMHAIPKALAALAEKKGAVIRYGVRAVEVETDGTGVAAVRLDTGERLATRHAVVACDLPRAHARLLPPAARDWRLRRPRFSPSCLVVHAGLDRRPPGQAHHTLHFGRQWAASFAALRQGRPQPDPSLLVTCPPAGDAAPAGHATLSVLEPAPNLSGGWSPGLTARLEERLLARLAELGYGDLSGAPRLVWDPPAWAKEGHSAGTPFALDHRFTQTAWLRPSGVARRVPGLHFAGMHTAPGVGVPPVLISGRLAAHRILGTAR, from the coding sequence ATGGCCGCGACCCGCCCGGTCGTCGTGGTCGGAGCCGGACTCGGCGGCCTGTCCGCCGCCGTGCACCTGGCGGCCGCCGGACGCGAGGTGATCGTGGTCGAGGCGAGGAAGGAACCGGGCGGCTGCTGCGGCACGGCGAGCGTGGGCCCCTACCGCTTCGACACCGGCCCCTCCGTGCTCACCATGCCGAGCGTGCTGGCCGAGATCTTCGCCGCGGCCGGGGAGGACATGGACGGCTGGCTGCCGCTGCGCCGCCTGGACCCCTGCTACCGGCTCGTCTACCACGACGGCTCCCACCTGGACGTCGTCCCGGACGCCGAGGCGATGACCGAGCAGGTCCGCGCGCTGTGCGGCCCGGACGAAGCCGCCCGCTACCGGCGCTTCCGCGCCCTCCTCGGGGAGATGTTCCAGGCGGAGTGGTCGACCTTCATCGACCGGGACATGACCTCGCTGCGCAGCATGGTGCGCCCGTACACCCTGCTCAAGCTGGCCGCCATGGGCGGGTTCCGGCGGCTGGACCGGCTGGTGGCCGCCCATCTCACCGACGAGCGGCTGATCAAAGCGCACACCTTCCAGTCGCTGTACGTCGGGCTGCCTCCCGGGCAGGCGCTCGGCGTCTACGCCGTGATCGCGTACATGGACACCGTCGGCGGCGTCTACTTCCCGCGCAGCGGCGGCATGCACGCCATCCCCAAGGCGCTGGCCGCCCTGGCGGAGAAGAAAGGCGCCGTGATCCGGTACGGCGTGCGCGCGGTCGAGGTGGAGACCGACGGCACCGGCGTCGCCGCCGTACGGCTGGACACCGGTGAACGGCTCGCCACGCGGCACGCCGTGGTCGCCTGCGACCTGCCGCGCGCCCACGCGCGGCTGCTTCCCCCCGCCGCCCGCGACTGGCGGCTGCGCAGGCCCCGGTTCTCGCCTTCGTGCCTGGTGGTGCACGCGGGCCTGGACCGGCGTCCGCCGGGGCAGGCCCACCACACCCTGCACTTCGGCAGGCAGTGGGCCGCGTCGTTCGCCGCCCTGCGGCAGGGCCGTCCCCAGCCCGATCCGAGCCTGCTGGTCACCTGCCCTCCGGCCGGTGACGCCGCCCCCGCCGGGCATGCCACGCTCAGCGTCCTGGAACCGGCGCCGAACCTGAGCGGCGGGTGGAGTCCAGGCCTCACCGCGAGGCTGGAGGAGCGCCTGCTCGCCCGGCTGGCCGAGCTCGGGTACGGCGACCTGTCCGGCGCGCCGCGGCTGGTGTGGGACCCGCCCGCCTGGGCGAAGGAGGGCCACTCGGCCGGCACGCCCTTCGCCCTGGACCACCGCTTCACCCAGACGGCGTGGCTGCGGCCCTCGGGGGTCGCCCGGCGCGTCCCCGGGCTCCACTTCGCGGGCATGCACACCGCTCCCGGCGTCGGCGTCCCGCCCGTGCTGATCTCCGGCCGGCTGGCCGCGCACCGCATCCTGGGAACCGCCCGATGA
- a CDS encoding ATP-binding protein, which yields MTAREQYERLRHPAARSRESSGFEIAALPEPASNTAHRLCWRREFPGEEASVPAARNWARALLAGRVTPSLLHDALLLLSEVVTNAVAHSGSGRKANGHVTVWIAHADTAVQVEVTNVGSADSVPTVHMPDLDDESGRGLWLVEMLATAWGAHRDGPRNVVWFRVDEIGQRSGGSESGE from the coding sequence ATGACGGCGCGCGAGCAGTACGAGAGGTTGCGGCACCCGGCCGCACGGAGCCGGGAGTCCAGCGGTTTCGAGATTGCTGCTCTGCCGGAACCGGCGTCGAACACGGCGCACCGCCTGTGCTGGCGGCGGGAGTTTCCGGGTGAGGAGGCGTCCGTGCCCGCCGCCCGGAACTGGGCACGCGCGCTTCTCGCGGGACGCGTTACGCCTTCGCTCCTCCATGATGCGTTGCTGCTGCTGAGCGAGGTGGTCACGAACGCGGTCGCGCATTCCGGCTCCGGTCGTAAGGCGAACGGACATGTGACGGTGTGGATCGCACACGCGGACACCGCCGTCCAGGTGGAGGTCACCAACGTCGGCTCCGCCGACAGCGTGCCCACCGTCCACATGCCCGACCTGGACGACGAGAGCGGACGGGGCCTATGGCTGGTCGAAATGCTCGCGACCGCATGGGGCGCCCACCGGGACGGACCGCGCAATGTGGTGTGGTTCCGGGTGGACGAAATTGGACAAAGGAGTGGCGGCTCCGAGTCCGGTGAGTGA
- a CDS encoding iron chaperone: MKDTQNAAESTSPADEKYDGFTEEEREAMKERAKELKAATRRGSRASKADKEGEVLAKIAEMGEEDRRRAERIHAIVKANAPSLTPRLWYGMPAYAKDGKVVCFYQPAQKFKTRYATLGFNDSAQLDDGTMWPTAYALTELTDADEAHIAELVKKAVS; the protein is encoded by the coding sequence ATGAAGGACACGCAGAACGCCGCCGAGAGCACCAGCCCGGCCGACGAGAAGTACGACGGGTTCACGGAGGAAGAGCGGGAGGCGATGAAGGAGCGCGCCAAGGAGCTGAAGGCGGCCACGCGCCGCGGCTCGCGCGCATCCAAGGCGGACAAGGAAGGCGAGGTGCTCGCGAAGATCGCCGAGATGGGGGAGGAGGACCGCCGCCGCGCCGAGCGGATCCACGCCATCGTCAAGGCCAACGCGCCGTCCCTCACCCCGAGGCTCTGGTACGGGATGCCGGCGTATGCCAAGGACGGCAAGGTCGTCTGCTTCTACCAGCCCGCGCAGAAGTTCAAGACGAGGTACGCCACCCTCGGCTTCAACGACTCGGCACAGCTCGACGACGGCACCATGTGGCCGACCGCCTACGCCCTGACGGAACTGACCGACGCCGACGAGGCGCACATCGCCGAACTCGTCAAGAAAGCGGTGAGCTGA
- a CDS encoding helix-turn-helix transcriptional regulator: protein MCHPAWGRELAAAQRLKDLALLRRVRDRIDREYAKPLNVEELARGVNMSAGHLSRQFRRAYGESPYSYLMTRRIERAMALLRRGDLSVTEVCFAVGCSSLGTFSTRFTELVGVPPSVYRREAARATAGMPSCVAKQVTRPVRRRPAPVAEPQPA from the coding sequence ATGTGCCATCCCGCATGGGGGCGTGAGCTTGCCGCAGCGCAGCGCCTGAAAGACCTCGCGCTGCTGCGCCGCGTCCGTGACCGGATCGACCGGGAGTACGCGAAGCCGCTGAACGTCGAAGAGCTCGCCCGCGGCGTGAACATGTCAGCCGGGCACCTCAGCCGCCAGTTCCGGCGGGCCTACGGCGAGTCCCCGTACTCCTACCTGATGACGCGGCGCATCGAACGCGCGATGGCGCTGCTGCGCCGCGGTGACCTCAGCGTCACCGAGGTCTGCTTCGCGGTCGGCTGCTCATCGCTGGGCACCTTCAGCACGCGCTTCACCGAGCTGGTCGGGGTGCCACCCAGCGTCTACCGGCGCGAGGCGGCGCGCGCGACGGCGGGGATGCCCTCGTGCGTGGCGAAGCAGGTGACCCGGCCGGTCAGGCGGCGACCGGCGCCGGTGGCGGAGCCGCAACCGGCCTGA
- a CDS encoding VOC family protein, which produces MDLTIHTCFLPHDDPDASLAFYRDVLGFEVRSDVGHGKMRWITVGPPGQPGTSILLAPPAADPGITDEERRVITEMMAKGTYGWIVLATPDLDSTFEKIQATNAEVVQEPIEQPYGVRDCAFRDPAGNLIRIQELR; this is translated from the coding sequence ATGGATCTCACCATTCACACGTGCTTCCTACCGCATGACGACCCGGACGCCTCCCTGGCCTTCTACCGCGACGTCCTCGGCTTCGAGGTCCGCAGCGACGTCGGGCACGGCAAGATGCGCTGGATCACCGTCGGACCTCCCGGACAGCCCGGCACGTCCATCCTCCTGGCGCCGCCGGCCGCCGACCCCGGTATCACCGACGAGGAGCGCCGCGTCATCACCGAGATGATGGCCAAGGGCACCTACGGCTGGATCGTGCTGGCCACCCCCGACCTCGACAGCACCTTCGAGAAGATCCAGGCCACGAACGCCGAGGTCGTCCAGGAGCCGATCGAGCAGCCGTACGGGGTTCGCGACTGCGCCTTCCGCGACCCGGCGGGTAACCTGATCCGTATCCAGGAGCTTCGCTAG
- a CDS encoding MarR family winged helix-turn-helix transcriptional regulator translates to MSSPDRQALLERLQHELVQTIADGILLQQAVADRLGLSLGDFKCLTAVSGSEQVTAGDLAAATGLTTGAVTRMIDRLERAGWVRREHDQQDRRRVLVRAVPERQAEIGPLFAGMARAWAEAMAEYDDEQIEMLLGLFQRMRAVAREQASHIRDGAR, encoded by the coding sequence ATGTCAAGTCCGGACCGTCAGGCCCTTCTCGAACGTCTCCAACACGAGCTCGTCCAGACCATCGCCGACGGCATCCTGCTCCAGCAGGCGGTGGCCGACCGGCTGGGGCTCAGCCTCGGCGACTTCAAGTGCCTGACCGCGGTGAGCGGATCCGAGCAGGTGACCGCGGGCGATCTGGCCGCCGCGACCGGGCTGACGACCGGAGCGGTCACCCGCATGATCGACAGACTGGAGCGGGCGGGGTGGGTGCGACGCGAGCACGACCAGCAGGACCGGCGCCGGGTGCTGGTGCGCGCCGTGCCGGAACGGCAGGCGGAGATCGGGCCGCTGTTCGCGGGGATGGCGCGCGCCTGGGCCGAGGCCATGGCCGAATACGACGACGAGCAGATCGAAATGCTGCTGGGGCTGTTCCAGCGGATGCGCGCGGTCGCCCGCGAACAGGCGTCCCACATCCGGGACGGCGCCCGGTGA
- a CDS encoding DUF998 domain-containing protein, with product MAPRALLWTGIAGPALFTLVWLVEGAIRPGYDPMRSWISELALSDRGWIQIANFLVSGLLLALYGLALRRALRDGPGAVWGPRLVTAAGTALVLAGVFVIDPGTYVPAGVPAGTTWHGILHDVFGPIVFGCVAIAAVVLSRRFTPWIGWTVATAVITLWTTAGVLNGMDHAGVWSPAPAGLLQRLSVLVGFAYLAWVARRLLSTAAGRPARAGRESAAS from the coding sequence ATGGCGCCTCGCGCGCTGCTGTGGACGGGGATCGCCGGCCCCGCGCTGTTCACCCTCGTCTGGCTGGTGGAAGGCGCGATCAGACCGGGCTACGACCCCATGCGCAGCTGGATCAGCGAACTGGCCCTGTCGGATCGCGGCTGGATCCAGATCGCGAACTTCCTGGTCAGCGGCTTACTGCTCGCCCTGTACGGCCTGGCCCTGCGCCGCGCCCTCCGCGACGGGCCGGGCGCGGTGTGGGGACCCAGGCTGGTCACGGCCGCCGGGACGGCCCTGGTCCTGGCGGGGGTGTTCGTGATCGACCCGGGAACCTACGTCCCGGCCGGTGTCCCGGCCGGGACGACCTGGCACGGCATCCTGCACGACGTCTTCGGGCCGATCGTGTTCGGCTGCGTGGCGATCGCGGCGGTCGTGCTGTCCAGGCGCTTCACCCCGTGGATCGGATGGACGGTCGCGACCGCGGTGATCACGTTGTGGACGACGGCGGGCGTGCTGAACGGGATGGACCACGCGGGCGTCTGGTCGCCCGCACCCGCCGGGCTGCTGCAGCGCCTGTCCGTCCTGGTGGGCTTCGCCTACCTCGCCTGGGTCGCCCGGCGGCTCCTCTCCACCGCCGCCGGCCGTCCCGCGCGGGCCGGTCGGGAGAGCGCCGCGTCGTGA
- a CDS encoding LysR family transcriptional regulator, whose amino-acid sequence MDVQRLLIFREIARTGSIAGAARSLGWTQPAVSQHLRHLERQAGTPLVLRRPRGVQLTEAGQALLRHADAIATRVQAAVADLDALVQMRAGTVRLAVFPSAGATLAPAAMSLLARRHPGLEVRLCTAEPPQAVARLVSGEVDLAVTFAHAGEETPTPGELVRVPVGEDPLRLVLPLSHPCARPPDTPLDLRELAREKWIGGCERCTAHLRRACEAAGFAPDIRHSTDDYVLTQALIACDLAVGLLPRLALHAARDPGVAVRPVAGMRPRTLHILHHREADQIPAVRATVRALLDTAARVLTAS is encoded by the coding sequence GTGGACGTGCAGCGGCTGCTGATCTTCCGGGAGATCGCCCGCACCGGGTCGATCGCGGGCGCGGCCCGGTCGCTCGGCTGGACCCAACCGGCGGTCAGCCAGCACCTGCGCCACCTGGAGCGCCAGGCGGGCACCCCTCTCGTGCTGCGCCGGCCGCGAGGCGTCCAGCTCACGGAGGCGGGGCAGGCGCTGCTCCGGCACGCCGACGCCATCGCCACCCGCGTGCAGGCCGCGGTCGCGGACCTGGACGCGCTGGTTCAGATGCGCGCCGGGACCGTACGGCTGGCCGTCTTCCCCTCGGCGGGCGCCACCCTCGCACCGGCCGCGATGAGCCTGCTCGCCCGCCGCCACCCCGGACTGGAGGTGCGGTTGTGCACGGCCGAGCCCCCGCAGGCCGTCGCCCGGCTCGTCTCCGGGGAGGTGGACCTGGCGGTGACGTTCGCCCACGCCGGCGAGGAGACGCCCACCCCCGGGGAACTGGTCCGGGTGCCGGTCGGCGAGGACCCGCTGCGGCTCGTGCTCCCGCTCTCCCACCCGTGCGCGCGCCCGCCGGACACGCCGCTGGACCTGCGGGAGCTGGCGCGGGAGAAGTGGATCGGAGGGTGCGAAAGGTGCACGGCCCACCTGCGCCGGGCCTGTGAGGCGGCCGGGTTCGCACCGGACATCCGCCACAGCACGGACGACTACGTGCTGACCCAGGCGCTCATCGCCTGCGACCTGGCCGTGGGGCTGCTGCCGCGACTGGCCCTGCACGCCGCCCGCGACCCCGGTGTCGCCGTGCGCCCGGTCGCGGGGATGCGACCGAGGACCCTGCACATCCTCCACCATCGGGAGGCCGATCAGATCCCCGCCGTCCGCGCCACCGTACGAGCCCTGCTGGACACCGCCGCCCGCGTGCTCACGGCGTCGTGA
- a CDS encoding aspartate/glutamate racemase family protein, with product MMRTIGLLGGMSWESSAEYYRLLNEETRRRLGGHHCARSILLTVDFAEIEAMQRAGEWDRAGRLLADAAKTLEQAGADMVLLCTNTMHLVADAIEAAIGVPFVHIVDATARRVAAAGITRVGLLATRFTMEMDFYRSRMRRHGVDVVVPDEPDRTLVHDVIYQELTRGRIEDSSRAGYRRIIAGLAQRGAQGVILGCTEITLLVGQADSPVPVFDSTRIHVETAVELALRGAGG from the coding sequence ATGATGCGAACCATCGGCCTGCTCGGCGGCATGAGCTGGGAGTCCTCCGCCGAGTACTACCGGCTGCTGAACGAGGAGACGCGGCGGCGCCTGGGCGGGCACCACTGCGCCAGGAGCATCCTGCTCACCGTCGACTTCGCCGAGATCGAGGCGATGCAGCGTGCGGGCGAATGGGACAGGGCGGGGCGGCTCCTCGCCGATGCGGCCAAGACGCTGGAGCAGGCGGGCGCCGACATGGTGCTGCTGTGCACGAACACCATGCACCTGGTGGCCGACGCGATCGAGGCGGCCATCGGCGTACCGTTCGTGCATATCGTCGACGCCACCGCACGGCGCGTCGCCGCCGCGGGGATCACCAGGGTGGGCCTGCTGGCCACCCGTTTCACCATGGAGATGGACTTCTACCGCTCGCGCATGCGACGGCACGGCGTGGACGTCGTGGTGCCGGACGAGCCCGACCGCACCCTCGTGCACGACGTCATCTACCAGGAGCTCACCCGAGGCCGGATCGAGGACTCCTCCCGCGCGGGGTACCGGCGGATCATCGCCGGGCTGGCGCAGCGGGGCGCCCAGGGGGTGATCCTCGGATGCACCGAGATCACCCTGCTGGTCGGCCAGGCCGACAGCCCGGTCCCCGTGTTCGACTCCACCCGCATCCACGTCGAGACGGCCGTCGAGCTGGCGCTGCGCGGGGCGGGCGGGTGA